In Thiospirochaeta perfilievii, a single window of DNA contains:
- a CDS encoding IPT/TIG domain-containing protein — MSKFSQLVVLSLLITTLLFSCASTPKVVKTTIIGDSAVDLSAAEIYSVSPTVVLPGTLMSITGAGFGEDAGIINIGGVDVTTFLGWEDDVIWFRVPEGIADDAEIQVGYEYAEPYITTAPEGSITVKWIIDAAATQEMVNVKYTQYKLDKAPKWVAPLHIKGQWSKSEGTYGLKDDGWDGGSRQLMYNIPGTDTWVTEAVFTPEAMNSFAKTSMKFAVEDGDDEFRNLSSFESDFAYIIKSRWAGELGLSGDPAFKIDEENKNFDPETRTITVKYPIQ, encoded by the coding sequence ATGTCAAAATTTAGTCAATTAGTAGTTTTATCCCTACTTATAACTACACTATTATTTTCATGTGCTTCTACACCTAAAGTTGTAAAAACAACAATTATTGGTGATAGTGCAGTAGATCTATCTGCAGCTGAGATCTATTCAGTTAGTCCAACGGTTGTTTTACCAGGGACATTAATGAGTATTACAGGTGCAGGTTTTGGTGAAGACGCTGGAATTATAAATATTGGTGGCGTTGATGTAACAACTTTTCTTGGTTGGGAAGACGATGTAATTTGGTTTAGAGTTCCAGAAGGTATTGCAGATGATGCAGAGATTCAAGTTGGATACGAATACGCGGAACCATATATAACAACTGCACCAGAGGGAAGTATTACTGTAAAATGGATTATTGATGCTGCTGCCACTCAAGAGATGGTAAACGTTAAATATACCCAATACAAATTAGATAAGGCTCCTAAATGGGTTGCTCCACTACATATTAAAGGTCAATGGTCCAAGAGTGAAGGTACTTATGGATTAAAAGATGACGGTTGGGATGGTGGTTCCCGACAGTTAATGTATAATATTCCAGGGACTGATACATGGGTTACAGAAGCAGTATTTACTCCAGAAGCAATGAATAGTTTTGCAAAGACTAGTATGAAGTTTGCAGTAGAGGATGGAGATGATGAGTTTAGAAACCTATCTTCTTTTGAAAGTGACTTCGCTTATATTATTAAGAGTAGATGGGCAGGAGAGTTAGGTCTAAGTGGTGATCCAGCTTTTAAAATAGATGAAGAGAATAAAAACTTCGACCCAGAAACAAGAACAATAACAGTTAAATATCCAATCCAATAG